A single Theropithecus gelada isolate Dixy chromosome 7b, Tgel_1.0, whole genome shotgun sequence DNA region contains:
- the LOC112629460 gene encoding uncharacterized protein LOC112629460, with translation MHFFFSREPWSGQEPGFSPANCSQRLPSIPASPQEPFQLALGLWGPLHRGASWNSLQVSAGTLGWLLRLKLPSRGGVLPPPHRHPDIPPKLEGTAPGDLETSDAGPETLRNFPHAGFLMRGWQEISCASHAPPSSRVSERITSIPPTSQDGCAHSFIHSAIFY, from the exons atgcattttttcttttccagggaACCTTGGTCTGGACAG GAGCCGGGTTTCTCGCCAGCGAACTGCTCTCAGAGGCTACCGAGCATTCCCGCCTCGCCGCAGGAACCCTTCCAGCTCGCCCTCGGGCTCTGGGGACCGCTCCACAGAGGGGCCTCCTGGAATTCCCTGCAGGTCTCCGCGGGCACACTTGGCTGGTTGCTGCGGCTAAAACTACCTTCGCGTGGCGGAGTCCTCCCTCCCCCTCACAGACACCCCGACATTCCCCCAAAACTGGAAGGGACGGCCCCAGGTGATCTAG AGACCAGTGATGCAGGGCCGGAGACACTCCGCAATTTCCCTCATGCGGGATTTCTAATGAGAGGCTGGCAGGAAATTTCCTGTGCTTCCCATGCTCCGCCCAGCTCTAGGGTCTCAG AGAGAATCACCTCCATCCCACCTACCTCACAGGATGGCTgtgcacattcattcattcattcagctattttttattga